From a single Brassica napus cultivar Da-Ae chromosome C9, Da-Ae, whole genome shotgun sequence genomic region:
- the LOC106417616 gene encoding 40S ribosomal protein S15a-like has protein sequence MVRISVLNDALKSMFNAEKRGKRQVMIRPSSKVIIKFLIVMQKHGYIGEFEYVDDHRSGKIVVELNGRLNKCGVISPRFDVGVKEIEGWTARLLPSRQFGYIVLTTSAGIMDHEEARRKNVGGKVLGFFY, from the exons ATGGTGAGAATCAGTGTGCTTAATGACGCTCTCAAGAGTATGTTCAATGCGGAAAAGAGAGGCAAGAGGCAGGTGATGATCAGGCCTTCGTCTAAGGTCATCATCAAGTTTCTCATTGTGATGCAGAAACACG GTTACATTGGTGAGTTCGAGTACGTTGATGACCACAGGTCTGGCAAGATTGTCGTTGAGCTCAATGGAAGACTGAACAAATGTGGTGTCATCAGTCCCCGTTTCGATGTCGGAGTTAAGGAGATCGAAGGCTGGACCGCTCGTCTTCTTCCTTCCAGACAG TTTGGTTACATTGTTCTTACAACCTCCGCTGGTATCATGGACCACGAAGAGGCCAGGAGGAAGAATGTTGGTGGAAAAGTTCTTGGGTTCTTTTACTGA
- the LOC106416460 gene encoding glycine-rich RNA-binding protein 3, mitochondrial — translation MFLSQLSHRVCYLASPLRCIATRGSCSSKLFVGGLNYDTNEPVLKNEFEKYGQVINVRVICDHMSGKSKGYGFVLFDSEEAVASALASMNNQLLEGRQIRVEYARPKGGLDQNKN, via the exons ATGTTCCTTTCTCAATTATCTCATCGTGTTTGTTATTTAGCATCGCCATTACGATGTATAGCAACTCGAGGTTCTtgttcttcaaaattgttcgtTGGAG GGCTTAACTACGACACGAATGAACCTGTTTTGAAGAACGAGTTTGAAAAATACGGTCAAGTTATAAATG TGAGAGTAATATGCGATCACATGAGCGGCAAGTCAAAAGGCTATGGATTTGTGCTATTTGATTCAGAAGAAGCAGTTGCAAGTGCCTTAGCTTCCATGAACAATCAG TTACTCGAAGGCAGACAGATTAGAGTTGAATATGCTCGTCCTAAAGGAGGTTTAGATCAGAATAAGAACTGA
- the LOC106416459 gene encoding probable histone H2A.7, which yields METTGKVKKAFGGRKAGGPKTKSVSKSIKAGLQFPVGRITRFLKKGRYAQRLGGGAPVYMAAVLEYLAAEVLELAGNAARDNKKSRIIPRHLLLAIRNDEELGKLLSGVTIAHGGVLPNINSVLLPKKSAKSSEDAAPKSPGKSPKKA from the exons ATGGAAACCACCGGAAAAGTGAAGAAGGCTTTCGGAGGAAGGAAAGCGGGTGGCCCCAAGACCAAATCCGTCTCGAAATCGATCAAAGCCGGTCTCCAGTTTCCGGTGGGGAGAATCACTCGTTTCCTGAAGAAGGGACGGTACGCACAGAGGCTCGGCGGTGGAGCTCCGGTTTACATGGCCGCCGTTCTCGAGTACCTCGCCGCAGAA GTTCTGGAGCTTGCTGGTAACGCTGCGAGAGACAACAAGAAGTCGAGAATCATCCCGAGGCATCTTCTGTTGGCGATTAGGAACGATGAAGAGTTGGGGAAACTTCTCAGTGGAGTTACGATCGCTCACGGTGGTGTCTTGCCAAACATTAACTCTGTTCTTTTGCCTAAGAAGTCTGCTAAGTCGTCCGAGGATGCTGCACCCAAGTCGCCTGGCAAATCTCCCAAGAAGGCTTAA